The nucleotide sequence tggtatcagagctagatTCGATTAGAAACTGGGCGTAAAGAACAGCAGTAGGTGGAAATAACACGTCAACAATGGCTGCAACAAATCAAGGTGTGAATATTCAACAACCTACAATGCCCATTTTTAATGGTGAAAACTATGATTATTGGAGTTTGAAGATGAAAACACTTTTCCAATCTCAAGACTTGTGGGATTTAGTGAAAAGGGATATGATGAATCAGCAAATTTAACAAATGCTCAGAAGGAGGCCTTAAAGGAGACTAAAAAGAAAGATGCAAAAGCCCTCTTCTTTATTCAACAAGCTATATCAGAGAGCTTGTTTCCCAGAATTATGAGGGTTACAATGACAAAAGAAGCTTGGGAAGTTTTGCAAGAAGAATTCCAAGGAAATTCCAAGGTAAGATCTATTAAGCTACAATCCCTCAGGAGAGATTTTGAGAACTTGAAGATGAATGAGTCTGAAAGTTTGAAGgattattattcaaaaataaatgaAATTGTCAATCAAATGGCTTTGTACGGTGAAGTGGTTACCGATAAGAAAGTTGTTGAAAAAATTCTGATTAGCTTGACTGATAAATATGATGCTATGGTGTCCATTATTGAATAAACCAAAGATATTAACACATTAAAATCTGGTGAGTTGATGGCATCATTACAGTCCCATGAACAAAGATTGATGAGACACTCCGAAAAATCCATTGAAAGTGCTTTGCAATGTAAGCTCAACTTAAACAAAAAGGAATCACCGTCTCAGAGTTATAATGGAGGAGTATCATCAAGAGGTGGAATGTTCAatagaggaagaggaagaggccAAAGAGGAAGAGGAAAAAGTAATTATAACAGATATTTAGGTGATGCAAGTCAATCAAACAAGTGTGAAATATGCAAACGAAGTAGCCATACAGAGAAGGATTGCTGGTTCAAAGGGAAGCCTCAATGTCATCATTGTAAGAAATTTGGACATTTGCAAAAAGATTGCAGGTTCAAAAATCAGTAGCAAGTGAATGtatctgaagaaaaagaagatgGATATGCAGTCTTTTATGTAAATTGTCAGGTCACAAATGAGAAAAGTAGCACTACTTGGTTATTGGACAGCGGATGTAGCAATCACATGACCGGAGATAACACAATATTTACAAAGATTGATAAAAGTATTACCGTTGAAGTGAAAATGGTAAATGGCATATTGGTTCAGGCAAGAGGCAAAGGTACGATATGTATTCAAACAAAAGATGGCATACGATACATTAATGATGTTTTATTAGTCCCTGATTTAGATCAGAATCTACTTAGTGTCGGTCAGCTCATAGAAAATGGATATGCTGCTTATTTTGAGAATGGTACTTGCACAATTTTTGACAAAAATAAAGGCAGAAAATTGGTTACAAAAATACAGATGAAAAGGGGCAGAAGTTTTCAGCTAATGTTCAATTATGATGCTGATTTGGCCTTAAAAGCACACCTGAAAGATGAATCCTTGCTTTGGCATAAAAGGCTTGGACACATACATTCTCAAGGGTTGAAGGAACTGAAAAATATGGTGTATGGGCTGCCTCAAGTTGAAGATAATAATGAAGTGTGTGAAGGTTGTGCCATGGGAAAGCACCATAGAAATTCTTTTCCAAAAGGAGGATCGTGGAGAGCTGGGGGACTGCTGGAGCTTGTTCACACTAACGTGTGTGGACCAATGAGGACTCCTTCACTTGCTGAAAATAGGTACTTTGTTTTATTTATTGATGATTACTCAAGAATGGCGTGGgtttattttatgaaatataagtctgaggcctttagcattttcaaaaaattcaagaaatttgTAGAAAAACAAAGTGGTTGTTACATAAAAGTTTTGAGAAGTGATAGGGGTAAAGAATATACCTCTAGAGAGTTTGATAAATTTTGTGAAGATGAAGGAATTGATAGACAACTCATGGTTGGTTActcacctcaacaaaatggagtttcTGAAAGAAAGAACCAAACTGTAGTGAATATGGCCAAATCAATGTTAAAGGAGAAAGGGTTGCCAAATTCATTCTGGGCTAAAGCAATTCATACTGCTGTGTACTTAATTAACAGATGTCCAACTAAGGCAGTTAAAGAAATGACTCCATTAGAAGCATGGTGCAGAAAGAAGCCTTCGGTAAGCCATTTAAAGATATTTGGTTGCATTTGCTATGCACATATTCCGAAAGAAAAAAGACATAAACTGGAAGACACGAGTGAAAAATGCATTCTTCTTGGTTACAGCTCAAAATCAAAAGGATATAGGTTGTATAGTTTAAAGAAGAAATCAATAATCATAAGTAGAGATGTGTTGTTTGATGAAGGAGCTAGCTGGAATTGGGAGAAAGAAGCATGTCAAAATCAAACTATTACATTTGAAGCAGAAGCTCAAAATGAAGACAAAAATAATGATCAGTCATCACCAGCATCATCACCATCTGATCCATCTTCACCTACTGATCCATCATCACCTTCAAGTGATAGTGCAAGATCGTCAAGTTCAGGAAGTACTCCGCTGAAAATGAGGTCTCTTGCTGATATTTATGAGTCATGTAATTTTTGCATGATTGAACCAACGAGTTTTGAGGAGGCAATTAGAGAAGATGTTTGGAAGAAGGCAATGGAAGAGGAGTTTCACATGATTGAAAAAAATAAGACATGGCAACTTGTTGAAAGATCGAAAAATAAAGAGGTTGTGGGTGTGAAGTGGATTTATAGAATAAAGCACAAGTCAGATGGTTCTTGGTTAAAAAATAAAGCGCGTCTAGTGGCCAAAGGATATTCACAACATAAAGGAGTTGATTACCtcgaaacatttgcaccagtagCTCGAAAAGACACAATCAGAACCCTCATTGCTCTTGCAGCTCAAAAAGGATGGAAATTATATCAACTTGACGTGAAATCAGCCTTCTTGAACGGAGATTTAGAAGAGGAAATCTATGTAGATCAACCAGATGGTTTTGTCATTAAAGGACAAGAAGGAAAAGTTTACAAGTTGAAAAAGGCGTTGTACGGGTTAAAGCAGGCACCTCGTCAATGGTATACCCATATCGACAAACTACTTCCTGGAAAATGGATTTGTCaaaagtaagagtgagccaacTCTCTATGTGAAGAAGCAAGGTATGTCAATTCTTATCGTTGCAATTTATGTTGATGATCTGATTTTTACTAGCAATGATGAGCATATGATAAATCAGTTCAAAAGTGATATGATGAAGAAGTATGAAATGAGTGATATGGGACTGCTACACCATTTTCTTGGGATTGAGATCCACCACAAGGTGATGGAGTGTTTATTTGTCAGCACAAATACGCTGAAATGATGTTAAAAGGTTTAATATGTATGGTTGCAAAGCAATGGCAACACCTCTTGCAGCAACTGAAAAATGATGAAAGATGACGGTGGAAGAAAAGTAGACAGGACTTTGTATAGAAGCATTGTTGGAAGTTTAATGTATCTTACGGCAACTAGGCCGGACATTATGTTGCTTCTAGTTTGTTGTCCAGATATATGCAAGATCCTAGCGAGGTTCACCTTGGAGCAGCCAAACGAGTTCTTCGTTATATAAAAGGAACTGTGGCATATGGAATCAAATATTTTAAAGGTGAAGAGCTAAAATTAATTGGTTTTTGTGACAGTGATTGGGAAGGTTCCAGAGATGACATGAAGAGCACAACAGGCTTTGTGTTTTCATTTGATTCAGGAGCATTTTCATGGCAATCAAAGAAGCAAGATTCAGTTGCACAGTCATCCGCAGAAGCTGAGTACGTAGCTGCTGCCCTGGCAACATCACAAGCTATTTGGTTGAGAAGAATtctggaggatattgatgaaagGCAAAGAAACGCAACAGAGATGCTATGTGACAATAAGTCAGCCATATCTATGGCAAAGAATCCTATCTACAATAGTCGTACAAGGCACATTGCTGTGAAACATCACTTCATTCGTGAGAAGATCGAGGAAAATGAGATAAAATTAGTCTACTACAAGTCCGAGGAGCAAGTTGCTGATATATTCACAAAGGCACTTCCAAAAGAGAAGTTTCAGATGCTGCGTAATCTGCTGGGAGTTCAGAACAACACATTAGGAGGGAGTGTTAGAAGTAATGTGTTTTAAAGACGTAGTTATCCTATATAAATCTGCTTTTAATATCCAGGAAAATGAAACACTTCTTTCCCTGGTGGTTATGTAACTCAACAGCCACAACCTTGTAGTATATAAGGTTGTTATCTAATGAAATATCACATACTCTTCCAGTACCTTTTTTTCTCTTATATAattcatgatatgtttaacaaattggtatcagagctagatTCGATTAGAAACTGGGCGTAAAGAACAGCAGTAGGTGGAAATAACACGTCAACAATGGCTGCAACAAATCAAGGTGTGAATATTCAACAACCTACAATGCCCATTTTTAATGGTGAAAACTATGATTATTGGAGTTTGAAGATGAAAACACTTTTCCAATCTCAAGACTTGTGGGATTTAGTGAAAAGTGGATATGATGAATCAACAAATTTAACAAATGCTCAGAAGGAGGCCTTAAAG is from Apium graveolens cultivar Ventura unplaced genomic scaffold, ASM990537v1 ctg6636, whole genome shotgun sequence and encodes:
- the LOC141703432 gene encoding uncharacterized protein LOC141703432 yields the protein MAATNQDENTFPISRLVGFSEKGYDESANLTNAQKEALKETKKKDAKALFFIQQAISESLFPRIMRVTMTKEAWEVLQEEFQGNSKVRSIKLQSLRRDFENLKMNESESLKDYYSKINEIVNQMALYGEVVTDKKVVEKILISLTDKYDAMVSIIE